A single Callithrix jacchus isolate 240 chromosome 4, calJac240_pri, whole genome shotgun sequence DNA region contains:
- the LOC100397482 gene encoding histone H2B type 1-C/E/F/G/I, which yields MPEPAKSAPAPKKGSKKAVTKAQKKDGKKRKRSRKESYSVYVYKVLKQVHPDTGISSKAMGIMNSFVNDIFERIAGEASRLAHYNKRSTITSREIQTAVRLLLPGELAKHAVSEGTKAVTKYTSSK from the coding sequence ATGCCGGAACCCGCTAAGTCCGCTCCCGCCCCGAAGAAGGGCTCCAAGAAGGCGGTGACCAAAGCGCAGAAGAAAGACGGCAAGAAGCGCAAGCGCAGCCGCAAGGAGAGCTACTCCGTGTACGTGTACAAGGTGCTGAAGCAGGTGCATCCCGACACCGGCATCTCCTCCAAGGCCATGGGCATCATGAACTCCTTCGTCAACGACATCTTTGAGCGCATCGCGGGCGAGGCTTCCCGCCTGGCGCATTACAACAAGCGCTCGACCATCACCTCCAGGGAGATCCAGACGGCCGTGCGCCTGCTGCTGCCTGGGGAGCTGGCCAAGCACGCCGTGTCGGAGGGCACCAAGGCCGTCACCAAGTACACCAGTTCTAAGTAG
- the LOC100397845 gene encoding histone H2A type 1-D has product MSGRGKQGGKARAKAKTRSSRAGLQFPVGRVHRLLRKGNYSERVGAGAPVYLAAVLEYLTAEILELAGNAARDNKKTRIIPRHLQLAIRNDEELNKLLGKVTIAQGGVLPNIQAVLLPKKTESHHKAKGK; this is encoded by the coding sequence ATGTCCGGACGTGGAAAGCAAGGTGGAAAGGCCCGAGCTAAGGCTAAGACTCGCTCTTCTCGGGCCGGCCTCCAGTTCCCTGTGGGTCGCGTACATCGCCTGCTTCGCAAGGGGAACTACTCTGAGCGGGTCGGGGCCGGCGCGCCGGTCTACCTGGCAGCGGTGCTGGAGTATCTGACTGCTGAGATCCTGGAGCTGGCAGGCAACGCGGCCCGCGACAACAAGAAGACCCGCATCATCCCGCGCCACCTGCAGCTGGCCATCCGCAACGACGAGGAGCTCAACAAGCTGCTGGGCAAGGTCACAATTGCTCAAGGCGGTGTCCTCCCCAACATCCAGGCGGTGCTGCTGCCCAAGAAGACCGAAAGCCACCACAAGGCCAAGGGCAAATAA
- the LOC100398205 gene encoding histone H3.1: MARTKQTARKSTGGKAPRKQLATKAARKSAPATGGVKKPHRYRPGTVALREIRRYQKSTELLIRKLPFQRLVREIAQDFKTDLRFQSSAVMALQEACEAYLVGLFEDTNLCAIHAKRVTIMPKDIQLARRIRGERA, encoded by the coding sequence ATGGCTCGTACCAAGCAGACAGCTCGCAAGTCCACCGGTGGGAAGGCGCCGCGCAAGCAGCTGGCCACCAAGGCTGCTCGCAAGAGCGCTCCGGCCACCGGCGGCGTGAAGAAGCCGCACCGCTACCGCCCCGGCACGGTCGCTCTCCGCGAGATCCGCCGCTACCAGAAGTCGACCGAGCTACTGATTCGCAAGCTGCCATTCCAGCGTCTGGTCCGTGAGATCGCGCAGGATTTCAAGACCGACCTGCGTTTCCAGAGCTCGGCGGTGATGGCGCTGCAGGAGGCCTGCGAGGCCTACCTGGTGGGGCTCTTTGAGGACACCAACCTGTGCGCCATCCACGCCAAGCGGGTGACTATCATGCCCAAGGACATCCAGCTCGCTCGCCGCATTCGTGGGGAGAGAGCATAA